The Pseudophryne corroboree isolate aPseCor3 chromosome 2, aPseCor3.hap2, whole genome shotgun sequence genome has a segment encoding these proteins:
- the LOC135049798 gene encoding cyclin-dependent kinase inhibitor 1-like codes for MTENMRCASAILKSNDRVSREVCRNLFGPVDHERLKMDYKAAISESVEEAKRRWNFDFVNEVPLEGEFKWEKVEFPDTNGRKRKQKLITEFFQVKRRCSSFSKPV; via the exons AAAACATGCGTTGCGCCAGTGCCATCCTGAAGTCCAATGACCGCGTCAGCAGAGAGGTTTGTCGGAACCTTTTTGGACCTGTGGATCATGAACGCCTTAAAATGGACTATAAAGCAGCGATAAGTGAGTCTGTGGAAGAGGCCAAACGCAGATGGAACTTTGATTTTGTCAATGAGGTTCCACTGGAAGGTGAATTTAAATGGGAGAAAGTTGAATTCCCAGATACTAATGGTCGCAAACGAAAACAAAAACTTATTACAG AGTTCTTTCAAGTGAAACGTCGCTGCTCTTCCTTCTCTAAGCCAGTCTAG